One stretch of Nocardia mangyaensis DNA includes these proteins:
- a CDS encoding proline dehydrogenase family protein gives MSALRSTMLAAARSARLERTVTRLPVSRAVVARFVAGTTEQQAVDTARTLLRSGRFVSIDHLGEDTTDLASAQAIVANYRSLITALGSLPHADVTTGAVRPLEVSVKLSALGQALPHDGHAIARDHAHQICAAAEAAGLWVTVDAEDHTTTDSTLSIVRELRAEFPWLGTVLQAYLRRTEEDCRAMAGPGSRIRLCKGAYDEPESVAFRDRAEVDASYLRCLAVLVAGTGYPMIASHDPAVLGAAEVAVQSAQRKTEEYEYQMLFGIRSDEQQRLADAGKHVRVYVPYGDQWYGYFLRRLAERPANLGFFLRALVGGH, from the coding sequence ATGTCCGCACTGCGCTCGACCATGCTCGCCGCCGCCCGGTCCGCGCGGCTGGAACGCACCGTCACCCGGCTGCCGGTGAGCCGCGCGGTGGTGGCCCGGTTCGTCGCGGGAACCACCGAGCAGCAGGCGGTCGACACGGCGCGGACCCTGTTGCGATCCGGTCGTTTCGTCAGCATCGACCACCTCGGCGAGGACACCACCGATCTGGCGAGCGCGCAGGCGATCGTCGCGAACTACCGCTCCCTGATCACCGCGCTCGGCAGCCTCCCCCATGCCGATGTCACGACGGGAGCTGTTCGCCCGCTGGAGGTTTCGGTCAAGCTGTCCGCACTCGGCCAGGCCCTGCCCCACGACGGGCACGCGATCGCCCGCGACCACGCCCACCAGATCTGCGCCGCCGCCGAGGCCGCCGGGCTGTGGGTCACCGTCGACGCCGAGGATCACACCACCACCGACTCCACGCTTTCGATCGTTCGGGAGCTGCGTGCGGAATTCCCGTGGCTCGGCACGGTGTTGCAGGCCTACCTGCGCCGTACCGAAGAAGACTGCCGAGCGATGGCGGGGCCCGGATCACGAATCCGGTTGTGCAAGGGCGCCTACGACGAACCGGAGTCGGTGGCCTTCCGTGACCGCGCCGAGGTCGATGCCTCGTATCTGCGCTGCCTCGCCGTGCTCGTCGCCGGGACGGGCTATCCGATGATCGCCTCGCACGACCCGGCGGTCCTCGGCGCCGCCGAGGTCGCCGTGCAGTCCGCGCAGCGCAAGACCGAGGAGTACGAGTACCAGATGCTGTTCGGCATCAGGTCCGACGAGCAGCAGCGCCTCGCCGACGCGGGCAAGCACGTGCGCGTCTACGTCCCCTACGGCGACCAGTGGTACGGCTATTTCCTGCGCCGCCTGGCCGAACGTCCCGCCAACCTCGGGTTCTTCCTGCGCGCGCTCGTCGGCGGGCACTGA
- a CDS encoding PucR family transcriptional regulator: MLDEDTTLGALLSALDQTVATLVDAPAGERVPVRSVVLVEPADLPEHLGADGALPAVYLLVGVDAEATARWLHTVGERDSGQRPRVLMTKGANDSPAVRSAAHAAGIALVHVHRHARWDQVFALVRRALDRSPGQRTADEPDLLAPDTDLFALAQVVARETDGMVSIEDPHSHVLAYSASDASADQLRIRSILGREGPGDYLRILREWGVFDRVRRSDEVVDVPEHPELDIRRRLVVGIRRGADGAQSRMLGTIWLQQGDRPLRPDAAQVLRGASAVAARIIARGLDAPSTEALLIRRLFGAHGEGVDVPSVAAALNLPVAGPAAVIGFAPVGADDPAARLNASSGLLRLHASAFRDDSVTEVIGDRVYVLLPGYHSEAGLSSWARRLVAQLERSRALIVRAAIAAPVAGLTAVAGARAEVDRVLDSPAAATSGGRVTTLADARTAVLLTEIVDLIRERPDLHDPRLRTLDEYDRTHAAELRVSAQTYLRAHGEVSTAAAELRVHPNTLRYRLRRVEAILGVDLTDPADRLLLEIQLAAVPVSLR, from the coding sequence ATGCTCGACGAGGACACCACGCTCGGCGCGCTGCTCAGCGCGCTCGACCAGACCGTCGCCACCCTGGTCGACGCACCGGCGGGGGAGCGGGTGCCGGTGCGGTCGGTCGTGCTGGTCGAACCTGCCGATCTGCCCGAACACCTCGGTGCCGACGGGGCGCTGCCCGCGGTGTATTTGCTCGTCGGTGTCGATGCCGAGGCCACCGCCCGCTGGCTGCACACTGTCGGCGAGCGGGACAGCGGGCAGCGGCCGCGGGTGCTGATGACCAAGGGTGCCAACGACTCGCCCGCGGTGCGCTCGGCCGCGCACGCCGCCGGGATCGCGCTGGTGCACGTGCACCGGCACGCCCGCTGGGACCAGGTGTTCGCACTGGTGCGCCGCGCGCTGGACCGCTCGCCCGGTCAGCGGACGGCCGACGAGCCCGATCTGCTCGCCCCCGACACCGACCTGTTCGCGCTGGCCCAGGTGGTGGCGAGAGAGACCGACGGCATGGTCTCCATCGAGGACCCGCACTCGCACGTGCTCGCCTACTCGGCCTCCGACGCCTCCGCCGACCAGCTGCGCATCCGCTCCATCCTCGGCCGCGAAGGCCCCGGCGACTATCTGCGAATCCTGCGGGAATGGGGTGTCTTCGACCGAGTGCGGCGCAGCGACGAGGTCGTCGACGTGCCCGAGCATCCCGAACTCGACATCCGTCGCCGCCTCGTCGTCGGCATCCGGCGCGGCGCCGACGGCGCGCAGTCCAGAATGCTCGGCACCATCTGGCTTCAGCAGGGCGATCGACCTCTGCGTCCCGACGCGGCCCAGGTGCTGCGCGGTGCCTCCGCGGTGGCGGCCCGGATCATCGCGCGCGGGCTGGACGCGCCCTCCACCGAAGCACTACTGATACGGCGCCTCTTCGGCGCCCACGGCGAAGGCGTCGATGTCCCGTCGGTGGCCGCCGCGCTGAACCTGCCCGTCGCCGGTCCGGCCGCGGTGATCGGCTTCGCCCCGGTCGGTGCGGATGACCCGGCCGCCCGGCTGAACGCGTCGAGCGGACTGCTCCGATTGCACGCCAGCGCGTTTCGTGATGACTCGGTGACCGAGGTGATCGGTGACCGAGTCTATGTCCTCCTGCCGGGCTATCACTCCGAGGCCGGCCTGAGCTCCTGGGCGCGGCGGCTGGTCGCTCAGCTCGAACGGTCACGCGCGCTGATCGTGCGAGCCGCGATCGCCGCACCGGTGGCCGGTCTGACCGCTGTGGCAGGTGCCCGTGCCGAAGTCGACCGGGTACTGGACTCACCTGCGGCCGCCACCTCCGGCGGCCGCGTCACCACCCTGGCCGACGCGCGCACCGCGGTGCTGCTCACCGAGATCGTCGATCTGATCCGAGAACGTCCCGATTTGCACGACCCGCGACTGCGCACGCTCGACGAATACGACCGAACGCACGCCGCCGAACTGCGCGTATCGGCGCAGACGTACTTGCGAGCACACGGTGAGGTCAGCACCGCCGCCGCCGAACTGCGCGTTCACCCGAACACGCTGCGCTACCGGCTACGGCGCGTGGAGGCGATCCTCGGCGTCGACCTGACCGACCCCGCGGATCGCCTCCTGCTCGAGATCCAACTCGCCGCTGTGCCCGTTTCCCTGCGCTGA
- a CDS encoding AMP-binding protein, with the protein MVNDVIDVSADFTIARQALWDVLLDPQSYPRMFTGIGSCERVERPDGAVVWQVRVGSAAAGIQTHEFVLSIGRWYESFELRSPVLGSFVSVRLRGDVERTRLDITLFAAANVHPALANRSNSAVTDWVKAGLRRTSDVIAGTRSSVVINAERSPLRRNAGVARSIAATGLMRPDPVSMVKQLRSLSKWGFNLAGGYAAGAAHEPDRVAIIDPTRQRSFAEVDARSSALAGAMYAVGLRAGDAIGLLARNHAGMVETMVAAGKLGVDVALLNAGLSGRRIEEIVQRHRLSAVFVDGELETLIRYLHSEIPRFTTDQCPPDPERTTVDGLIALGQDDFPVPAHPGRLIVLTSGTSGSPKGARRPHAKGFGTIAALLSRIPLRVEDVMLIPAPLFHTWGLAGLQLSTALRATVVLTDGFDALDCLRAIAEHKISTLIVVPTMVERLLDVPADMRAGFDLSSLRHVISCGAPLAGATVLRFLDTFGDVLYNVYGSTEVSWASVATPDDLRVSPTTAGRPPLGTRVAVLGPDLRPVPVGSTGHIFVANHMLFDGYVNAAPPEEADGMLDTGDLGYLDASGRLFVAGRDDEMIISGGENVFPRPVEEALAHLPQITEVAVVGVPDREFGQRLAAFVVKREGAGLDSDMVRTYIRNRLSRFSVPRDVTFLSALPRGETGKILKRVLVRPESALSE; encoded by the coding sequence TTGGTCAACGACGTCATCGATGTCAGCGCGGATTTCACCATCGCGCGTCAGGCATTGTGGGATGTGCTGCTGGATCCGCAGAGTTATCCGCGGATGTTCACCGGCATCGGTAGTTGTGAACGTGTCGAGCGCCCCGACGGGGCGGTGGTCTGGCAGGTCCGGGTCGGCTCGGCCGCCGCGGGCATCCAGACCCACGAGTTCGTCCTCTCGATCGGGCGCTGGTACGAGAGCTTCGAACTGCGCAGCCCGGTGCTCGGCAGTTTCGTGTCGGTGCGGCTGCGCGGCGATGTGGAACGCACCCGGCTCGACATCACCCTGTTCGCGGCGGCCAATGTCCATCCCGCGCTGGCCAACCGCAGCAACTCGGCGGTCACCGACTGGGTGAAGGCCGGATTGCGACGAACCTCCGACGTGATCGCGGGGACGCGCTCCTCGGTCGTGATCAACGCCGAACGTTCGCCGCTGCGCCGCAACGCCGGCGTCGCGCGCAGCATCGCGGCCACCGGTCTGATGCGGCCCGACCCGGTGTCGATGGTGAAGCAGCTGCGGTCGCTGTCCAAATGGGGCTTCAACCTCGCCGGCGGCTACGCCGCGGGCGCCGCGCACGAACCGGACCGGGTGGCGATCATCGACCCGACGCGGCAGCGCAGCTTCGCCGAGGTCGACGCGCGCTCGAGCGCGCTGGCGGGGGCGATGTACGCGGTGGGCCTGCGCGCGGGTGACGCCATCGGCCTGCTGGCGCGCAATCACGCGGGCATGGTCGAGACCATGGTCGCGGCAGGCAAGCTCGGCGTCGACGTCGCGCTGCTCAACGCCGGGCTGTCCGGGCGCCGGATCGAGGAGATCGTGCAGCGGCACCGCCTCAGCGCGGTTTTCGTCGACGGCGAGCTGGAAACGCTGATCCGCTACCTGCACAGCGAGATCCCGCGTTTCACCACCGATCAGTGCCCGCCCGACCCGGAGCGCACGACCGTGGACGGCCTGATCGCCCTGGGCCAGGACGACTTCCCGGTGCCCGCCCACCCCGGTCGGCTGATCGTGCTCACCTCCGGCACCAGCGGCTCGCCCAAGGGGGCGCGCCGTCCGCACGCCAAGGGCTTCGGCACCATCGCCGCGCTGCTGTCGCGGATTCCGCTGCGGGTCGAGGACGTGATGCTGATTCCGGCGCCGCTGTTCCACACCTGGGGCCTGGCCGGTCTGCAGCTGAGCACGGCGCTGCGCGCCACGGTGGTGCTCACCGACGGATTCGACGCCTTGGACTGCCTGCGCGCGATCGCCGAGCACAAGATCAGCACCCTGATCGTGGTGCCGACCATGGTCGAGCGGCTGCTCGACGTGCCCGCGGACATGCGGGCGGGTTTCGACCTGTCCAGCCTGCGGCACGTGATCAGCTGCGGCGCGCCGCTGGCCGGGGCCACCGTGCTGCGTTTCCTCGACACCTTCGGCGACGTGCTCTACAACGTCTACGGCTCGACCGAGGTCTCCTGGGCCAGCGTCGCCACACCGGATGACCTGCGGGTCTCGCCGACCACCGCCGGTCGGCCCCCGCTCGGCACCAGGGTCGCGGTGCTCGGCCCGGATCTGCGGCCGGTGCCGGTCGGATCCACCGGGCACATCTTCGTCGCCAACCACATGCTCTTCGACGGCTACGTCAACGCCGCACCGCCCGAAGAAGCCGACGGCATGCTCGACACCGGCGACCTCGGTTATCTCGACGCCTCGGGCCGGTTGTTCGTCGCGGGCCGCGACGACGAGATGATCATCTCCGGCGGCGAGAACGTCTTCCCGCGTCCGGTGGAGGAAGCGCTGGCCCATCTGCCCCAGATCACCGAGGTGGCCGTGGTCGGTGTGCCCGATCGGGAATTCGGTCAGCGGCTCGCGGCGTTCGTGGTGAAACGCGAAGGCGCGGGCCTGGATTCGGACATGGTCCGGACCTACATCCGTAACCGGCTCAGCCGCTTCTCGGTGCCCCGCGATGTCACCTTCCTCAGCGCGCTGCCGCGCGGGGAGACCGGCAAGATCCTCAAGCGGGTGCTGGTGCGGCCGGAGTCAGCGCTGAGCGAGTAG
- a CDS encoding ATP-dependent Clp protease ATP-binding subunit: protein MTASWPGSRDPFDDIFQRFFGSGMSSTPPVQRIDLGRLMTDNAKLLVGTAREAARDWGNPEITPEHLLYAATEAEPGRSILAELGLDPDQLAEDLQDYLDTGAPSENDLADITLSPATKLALRAAQRQAAQAGSSYLGPEHILLGIASLPDSVAAQILGSGIAATRSSDETTGAGRQPLPSPRKEKSDTPTLEEYGRDLTAEAREGLVDPVVGRAEEIEQTIEILSRRRKNNPVLIGDPGVGKTAIVEGLAQRIVNGDVPSTLTDRRVIALDVGSLVAGSKYRGEFEERLTKILDEVRAHKDELIVFIDELHTIVGAGSGGEGSMDAGNLLKPALARGDLHVVGATTIDEYRKHIEKDAALERRFQPVMVAEPSVADTIEILRGLVDVYEEHHQVRYSDASLVAAAELSDRYITDRFMPDKAIDLIDQAGARVRLRSGTRDPEVRARDEELARLNREKDAAVANEDYEKAKALKADIAAAEEELAESGVSAADPEVDVVDIAEVISRQTGIPVADLTAEEKQRLLELKDVLHQRVIGQDEAIVAVAEAVRRARAGLKDPNRPIGSFLFLGPTGVGKTELAKALAEAVFGDEDRLVRFDMSEFQEKHTVSRLVGAPPGYVGYDDAAQLTDKVRRQPYSVILFDEVEKAHPDVFNVLLQLLDDGRVTDSKGRTVDFKNTIVIMTSNIGSDLILKAPEGDLDAIEPQLMERLGQHFRPEFLNRIDETVVFHRLDKSQLERIVNLILDRTRRMLAAQDIGLDISESAVDWLGDKGFQPEFGARPLRRTVQKELDNRVSRLLLDGGLEPGAMVNVDTAEDDLVVTAVTPTENISGNGSAPKKGAKKSAAKKGDKKKLVDSK, encoded by the coding sequence ATGACAGCGAGCTGGCCCGGTTCCAGGGACCCATTCGACGACATCTTCCAGCGGTTCTTCGGCTCCGGGATGTCCTCGACACCGCCCGTGCAGCGCATCGATCTCGGCAGGCTCATGACCGACAACGCCAAGTTGCTGGTCGGTACGGCGCGCGAGGCGGCGCGGGACTGGGGCAACCCCGAGATCACCCCGGAGCACCTGCTCTACGCTGCCACCGAGGCCGAACCGGGACGCAGCATCCTGGCCGAACTGGGGCTCGACCCCGACCAGCTCGCCGAGGATTTGCAGGACTACCTCGACACCGGCGCGCCGAGCGAGAACGACCTCGCCGACATCACCCTCAGCCCGGCCACCAAACTGGCCCTGCGGGCGGCCCAGCGCCAAGCCGCCCAGGCGGGCAGCAGCTACCTCGGCCCGGAACACATTCTGCTCGGTATCGCCTCCCTGCCCGACAGCGTGGCGGCACAGATCCTCGGCTCCGGGATCGCCGCGACCCGGAGCAGCGACGAAACCACCGGCGCGGGTCGTCAACCGTTGCCGTCGCCGCGCAAGGAGAAGTCCGACACCCCCACCCTGGAGGAATACGGTCGCGATCTCACCGCCGAAGCCAGGGAAGGGCTGGTCGACCCGGTGGTCGGGCGGGCGGAGGAGATCGAGCAGACCATCGAGATCCTCTCGCGGCGGCGCAAGAACAATCCGGTCCTGATCGGTGATCCCGGGGTCGGCAAGACAGCCATCGTGGAGGGGTTGGCGCAGCGGATCGTCAACGGGGATGTGCCGTCCACGCTCACCGACCGGCGCGTCATCGCGCTCGATGTCGGGTCGCTGGTGGCGGGCAGCAAGTATCGCGGTGAGTTCGAGGAGCGGCTGACCAAGATCCTCGACGAGGTGCGCGCGCACAAAGACGAGCTGATCGTGTTCATCGACGAGTTGCACACGATCGTCGGCGCCGGCAGCGGTGGCGAGGGGTCCATGGACGCGGGAAATCTGCTCAAGCCTGCGCTCGCCCGCGGTGACCTGCACGTGGTCGGCGCGACCACGATCGACGAATACCGCAAGCACATCGAGAAGGACGCCGCGCTCGAGCGCCGGTTCCAGCCGGTGATGGTGGCCGAACCGTCGGTCGCCGACACCATCGAGATCCTGCGCGGCCTGGTCGATGTCTACGAGGAGCACCACCAGGTGCGCTATTCCGACGCATCGTTGGTCGCGGCCGCCGAACTCTCCGACCGCTACATCACCGACCGGTTCATGCCGGACAAGGCCATCGACCTGATCGACCAGGCGGGTGCGCGCGTCCGGTTGCGCTCGGGCACCCGCGATCCGGAAGTCAGGGCCAGGGACGAGGAACTGGCCCGGCTCAACCGGGAGAAGGACGCCGCGGTCGCCAACGAGGACTACGAGAAGGCCAAGGCACTCAAGGCCGACATCGCCGCCGCCGAGGAGGAGCTCGCGGAATCCGGCGTCAGCGCCGCGGACCCCGAGGTCGACGTGGTCGACATCGCCGAGGTGATCTCGCGCCAGACCGGCATTCCCGTCGCCGACCTCACCGCCGAGGAGAAGCAGCGCCTGCTCGAGCTCAAGGACGTGCTGCACCAGCGAGTGATCGGCCAGGACGAGGCGATCGTCGCGGTCGCGGAGGCGGTGCGCCGGGCCAGGGCGGGACTCAAGGACCCGAACCGGCCGATCGGCTCGTTCCTGTTCCTGGGCCCCACCGGCGTCGGCAAGACCGAGCTGGCCAAGGCATTGGCCGAGGCCGTCTTCGGCGACGAGGACCGGCTGGTCCGGTTCGACATGAGCGAATTCCAGGAGAAGCACACCGTGTCCCGGCTCGTCGGCGCGCCGCCCGGATACGTCGGCTACGACGATGCCGCCCAGCTCACCGACAAGGTGCGCAGGCAGCCGTACTCGGTGATCCTGTTCGACGAGGTCGAGAAGGCGCACCCGGATGTGTTCAACGTCCTGTTGCAGTTGCTCGACGACGGTCGGGTCACCGATTCCAAGGGGCGCACGGTCGATTTCAAGAACACGATCGTGATCATGACTTCCAACATCGGCTCGGACCTGATCCTGAAGGCTCCCGAGGGCGACCTGGACGCGATCGAACCGCAGCTGATGGAGCGGCTCGGTCAGCACTTCCGGCCCGAGTTCCTCAACCGGATCGACGAGACGGTGGTGTTCCACCGGCTCGACAAGTCGCAGCTGGAACGGATCGTGAATCTGATCCTGGACCGCACCCGGCGCATGCTGGCCGCCCAGGACATCGGGCTCGACATCAGCGAGTCCGCGGTGGACTGGCTCGGAGACAAGGGGTTCCAGCCCGAGTTCGGCGCCCGGCCGCTGCGCCGCACGGTGCAGAAGGAACTCGACAACCGGGTCTCGCGGCTGCTGCTCGACGGCGGGCTGGAACCGGGCGCCATGGTGAACGTCGACACCGCCGAGGACGATCTGGTCGTCACCGCCGTGACGCCGACCGAGAACATCTCCGGCAACGGATCGGCGCCGAAGAAGGGTGCGAAGAAGTCGGCTGCCAAGAAGGGCGACAAGAAGAAGTTGGTCGACTCGAAATAG
- the pruA gene encoding L-glutamate gamma-semialdehyde dehydrogenase translates to MDAIATTPPPVNEPVGTFAPGTPERARLQSALTELTATPTEIRHVIDGRHLRGDGPAFDVVQPHRHAAVLGTLHEASAAEAAAAVEAAEAAAPVWRARSFDDRAAIFLRAADLLAGPWRTTICAATMLGQSKSAYQAEIDAPCELVDFWRFNVSFARQILAEQPISTRGVWNRMQYRSLEGFVYAVTPFNFTAIAGNLPTAPALMGNTVVWKPARTQALAAYLTMRLLEAAGLPPGVINLVHGPGPEISEVVLADPRLAGVHFTGSTATFQHLWREVAGRLDRYRTYPRLVGETGGKDFVLAHSSADPAVLTTALLRGAFDYQGQKCSAASRAFVPRSVWARMSEELIEHTAALRYGDITDFTNFGGALIDQRAFERNTAALDRAKATQGLTVMAGGHSDDSVGWFVEPTVVVGDDPTDEIFRTEYFGPLLAVHVYDDSTPAGFTEAMDLVDGGSAYGLTGSIIAEDRAAITAATQRLTFAAGNFYINDKPSGAVVGQQPFGGGRASGTNDKAGSAQNLLRWTSARTIKETFDPPTEHCYPHQIPETEAH, encoded by the coding sequence ATGGACGCCATCGCGACCACCCCGCCGCCGGTCAACGAGCCGGTCGGCACCTTCGCTCCGGGAACGCCGGAGCGCGCCCGTCTGCAGTCCGCGCTCACCGAGTTGACCGCCACGCCCACCGAGATCCGGCACGTCATCGACGGCCGTCATCTGCGCGGCGACGGCCCGGCCTTCGACGTGGTCCAGCCGCATCGGCACGCCGCGGTCCTGGGCACCCTCCACGAGGCGAGCGCGGCCGAGGCGGCCGCCGCCGTCGAAGCCGCCGAGGCCGCGGCCCCCGTCTGGCGGGCCAGGTCGTTCGACGATCGCGCCGCCATCTTCCTGCGCGCCGCCGACCTGCTCGCCGGTCCGTGGCGGACCACGATCTGCGCCGCGACCATGCTCGGGCAGTCCAAGTCCGCCTACCAGGCCGAGATCGACGCCCCGTGCGAACTGGTCGACTTCTGGCGGTTCAACGTGTCCTTCGCGCGCCAGATCCTGGCCGAGCAGCCGATCTCGACGCGCGGGGTGTGGAATCGGATGCAGTACCGCTCACTCGAGGGCTTCGTCTACGCGGTCACACCGTTCAATTTCACTGCCATCGCGGGCAATCTGCCCACCGCGCCCGCGCTCATGGGCAACACCGTGGTCTGGAAGCCCGCGCGCACCCAGGCTCTCGCCGCCTACCTGACCATGCGCCTGCTCGAGGCCGCAGGCCTGCCGCCCGGGGTGATCAACCTCGTGCACGGTCCCGGCCCGGAGATCTCCGAGGTCGTCCTGGCCGATCCGCGACTGGCCGGTGTGCACTTCACCGGATCGACGGCCACCTTCCAGCACCTGTGGCGCGAGGTCGCGGGCAGACTGGACCGGTACCGGACCTATCCGCGCCTGGTCGGTGAGACCGGTGGCAAGGACTTCGTGCTCGCGCACTCCTCGGCCGACCCGGCGGTGCTCACCACCGCCCTGCTGCGCGGCGCGTTCGACTACCAGGGCCAGAAGTGTTCGGCCGCCTCGCGCGCGTTCGTCCCGCGGTCGGTCTGGGCGCGGATGTCGGAAGAGCTCATCGAGCACACCGCGGCGCTGCGCTACGGCGACATCACCGATTTCACGAATTTCGGTGGGGCACTGATCGATCAGCGCGCCTTCGAGCGCAACACCGCCGCGCTGGACCGGGCCAAGGCGACCCAGGGGCTCACCGTGATGGCGGGCGGCCACAGCGACGACAGCGTCGGCTGGTTCGTCGAGCCCACCGTCGTGGTCGGCGACGATCCCACCGACGAGATCTTCCGCACCGAGTACTTCGGCCCGCTGCTCGCGGTGCACGTCTACGACGACAGCACCCCGGCCGGTTTCACCGAGGCCATGGACCTCGTCGATGGCGGCAGCGCCTACGGCCTGACCGGCTCGATCATCGCCGAGGACCGCGCGGCGATCACGGCCGCGACCCAACGGCTGACCTTCGCGGCGGGCAACTTCTACATCAACGACAAACCCTCCGGCGCGGTCGTCGGCCAGCAGCCCTTCGGCGGCGGGCGCGCCTCGGGCACCAACGACAAGGCCGGGTCCGCGCAGAATCTGCTGCGCTGGACCTCCGCGCGCACCATCAAGGAGACCTTCGACCCGCCGACCGAGCACTGCTATCCGCACCAGATACCCGAGACGGAGGCCCACTGA
- a CDS encoding carbohydrate-binding protein, producing the protein MVLAPLVTALVPATKAEAHGWVTGPASRQEQCAKGIVPCGPIRYEPQSVEGPKGLTNCSANRYLELDDDSLGWVPQKVSGSTTFTWQKTANHRTLNWEYFIGGTRIAVFDGRNEQPPMQVSHTIDLSKYSGRQKLRAVWNIGDTAAAFYSCVDLEITGGGGGTPPTTTSPTSTPKPTTTTPKPTTPPTTPPETTTKPPVTTTKPPATTTTPGGGHEHPTTPPTSWQQGAAYAVGDKVTYRGVTYSCRQAHTVHDPNWTPPNTPALWSRV; encoded by the coding sequence ATGGTGTTGGCGCCCCTTGTCACTGCGCTCGTTCCGGCCACGAAGGCCGAGGCCCACGGCTGGGTCACCGGACCGGCGAGCAGGCAGGAGCAATGCGCCAAGGGGATCGTGCCGTGTGGACCGATACGGTATGAGCCGCAAAGTGTCGAGGGGCCCAAAGGCTTGACCAATTGCAGCGCGAACAGATATCTCGAACTCGATGATGACAGTCTGGGCTGGGTGCCACAGAAAGTTTCCGGGAGTACCACATTCACCTGGCAGAAGACCGCCAATCATCGCACCTTGAATTGGGAGTATTTCATCGGCGGAACGCGGATCGCAGTTTTCGACGGGCGTAATGAACAACCGCCCATGCAGGTGAGCCATACGATCGACCTGTCGAAGTACTCCGGTCGCCAGAAATTGCGCGCGGTCTGGAACATCGGTGACACCGCGGCGGCGTTCTACAGCTGCGTCGACCTCGAGATCACCGGCGGGGGCGGCGGTACGCCGCCGACCACCACGTCGCCGACCAGCACGCCGAAGCCGACCACCACCACGCCGAAGCCGACCACCCCACCCACGACCCCGCCCGAGACGACCACGAAACCGCCCGTCACCACGACGAAACCACCGGCCACCACGACCACTCCCGGCGGTGGCCACGAACACCCGACCACCCCACCCACTTCCTGGCAGCAGGGCGCCGCCTACGCCGTCGGCGACAAGGTCACCTACCGGGGTGTCACCTACAGCTGCCGCCAGGCGCACACCGTTCACGACCCGAATTGGACACCACCGAATACACCCGCCCTCTGGTCGCGGGTGTGA